Proteins from a genomic interval of Xanthomonas sp. AM6:
- a CDS encoding YcxB family protein: protein MISGIIGVDDYLAAQRLHTRHQLRRALAVLAAALLVGLVLVLSLPSEATVFGALLVGAGGGGLIGLGVTRAWILPRKVRRLHAQQATLRHVVTYAWDETEIEVSWAGGRARHPWTDYVRCRENAQLLLLYHNDMLFEVVPTAWFADDAQREAFRRLATRVGTAARAG from the coding sequence ATGATCAGCGGCATCATCGGCGTGGACGACTACCTGGCCGCGCAACGCCTGCACACCCGGCACCAGCTGCGGCGCGCGTTGGCGGTGCTGGCGGCCGCCTTGCTGGTCGGGCTGGTGCTGGTGCTGTCGCTGCCGTCCGAGGCCACGGTGTTCGGCGCCCTGCTGGTCGGCGCCGGCGGCGGCGGGCTGATCGGCCTGGGCGTCACGCGTGCGTGGATCCTGCCGCGCAAGGTGCGGCGCCTGCACGCGCAGCAGGCCACGCTGCGGCATGTCGTCACCTATGCCTGGGACGAGACCGAGATCGAGGTCTCGTGGGCGGGCGGACGGGCGCGCCATCCCTGGACCGACTACGTCCGCTGTCGCGAGAACGCGCAGCTGCTGTTGCTGTACCACAACGACATGCTGTTCGAGGTGGTGCCCACGGCGTGGTTCGCCGATGACGCGCAGCGCGAAGCGTTTCGGCGCCTGGCGACGCGGGTGGGAACCGCTGCCCGCGCCGGATAG
- the ampR gene encoding LysR family transcriptional regulator AmpR — MIRPQLPLNALRAFEAAARHQNLTRAAVELCVTQAALSHQIKQLEARLGVVLFQRLPRGVALTDEGQRLHPVLTEAFDRIAATLQRFAGGRYRETLSVGVVGTFAVGWLLPRLDAFHAAHPDIELRVHTHNNRVDLAGEGLDLAIRFGDGDWQGQCATPILDAPFAPVCAPALARALRVPADLAGVPLLRSYRLDEWPRWLQAAAAPEVLASGPICDSSLTLASAAAAGAGVALLPLRLFAQDLDAGRLVAPFPTRIDAGRYWLTRLRSRAESEAGRRLREWLLAEQQRAAS, encoded by the coding sequence ATGATCCGCCCGCAGCTGCCGCTGAACGCCCTGCGCGCCTTCGAGGCGGCCGCGCGGCACCAGAACCTGACCCGCGCCGCCGTCGAGCTGTGCGTGACCCAGGCCGCGCTCAGCCACCAGATCAAGCAACTGGAAGCGCGCCTGGGCGTGGTGCTGTTCCAGCGCCTGCCGCGCGGCGTGGCCCTGACCGACGAAGGCCAGCGCCTGCATCCGGTGCTGACCGAGGCCTTCGACCGCATCGCCGCGACCCTGCAACGCTTCGCCGGCGGCCGCTACCGCGAGACGCTGAGCGTCGGCGTGGTCGGCACCTTCGCGGTCGGCTGGCTGCTGCCGCGCCTGGACGCCTTCCACGCCGCGCATCCGGACATCGAACTGCGCGTGCACACCCACAACAACCGCGTCGACCTGGCCGGCGAGGGCCTGGACCTGGCGATCCGCTTCGGCGACGGCGACTGGCAGGGCCAGTGCGCCACGCCGATCCTGGACGCGCCGTTCGCACCGGTGTGCGCGCCGGCGCTGGCGCGCGCGCTGCGCGTGCCGGCCGACCTGGCCGGCGTGCCGCTGCTGCGCTCCTACCGGCTGGACGAATGGCCGCGCTGGCTGCAGGCGGCGGCCGCGCCGGAAGTGCTGGCCAGCGGGCCGATCTGCGATTCCTCGCTGACCCTGGCCAGCGCCGCGGCGGCCGGCGCCGGGGTGGCCCTGCTGCCGCTGCGCCTGTTCGCGCAGGACCTGGACGCCGGGCGCCTGGTCGCGCCGTTCCCGACCCGCATCGACGCCGGACGCTACTGGCTCACCCGCCTGCGTTCGCGCGCCGAAAGCGAGGCCGGCCGCCGCCTGCGCGAGTGGCTGCTGGCCGAGCAGCAGCGCGCGGCGAGCTGA
- a CDS encoding alpha/beta hydrolase, producing the protein MNRVMATVLLSALLAGCAGYGQQRTQRTICRETSSLSSECKAAEFLVLDGDGTAPAPALAFVEFDQNGAPYDPASIDDVMGKIAARAALPPQRLLLVVFIHGWNHNAAQGDGNVIAFKAFLRQLQAQEQVLAVGKRRAVVGVYLGWQAKASDNSLLELLSYRDKKELGLTTGVEGVRGVLARLAELRRAAPESRLVLIGHSFGGGVLFTAVKDRIVAAVGDPQARRQKAYGDLVILLNPAIEAEQFVALHQAVAQTAFRACEPLAMASFTSDADTALSREFPRGMRLFYPQRLAAAGTDEAELITTPYGLYPPFARYRLRVLPGATVQTALTPAAFTAAARTWGGFRAGTGAFALGGIELASSAAPAPQPWVPLLNVRVDKALIQEHNAIWDPGFAYFVRGLVGMEFAKGDACR; encoded by the coding sequence ATGAACCGAGTCATGGCAACAGTGCTGCTGTCCGCCTTGCTGGCCGGCTGCGCCGGCTACGGCCAGCAGCGAACGCAGCGGACGATCTGCCGCGAGACCTCGTCCCTGTCCAGCGAGTGCAAGGCAGCGGAGTTCCTCGTGCTGGACGGCGATGGCACGGCGCCGGCGCCGGCACTGGCCTTCGTCGAGTTCGACCAGAACGGTGCGCCCTACGATCCGGCATCGATCGACGATGTCATGGGCAAGATCGCCGCGCGCGCTGCGCTGCCGCCGCAACGCCTACTGCTGGTCGTGTTCATCCATGGCTGGAACCACAACGCGGCGCAGGGCGATGGCAACGTCATCGCCTTCAAGGCCTTTCTGCGCCAGCTGCAGGCGCAGGAACAGGTGCTGGCGGTGGGCAAGCGGCGTGCGGTGGTCGGCGTCTACCTGGGGTGGCAGGCCAAGGCTTCGGACAACAGCCTGCTCGAACTGCTCTCGTACCGGGACAAGAAGGAGTTGGGGCTGACCACCGGCGTGGAAGGCGTGCGCGGCGTGCTGGCGCGCCTGGCCGAGCTGCGCCGCGCCGCGCCGGAAAGCCGCCTGGTGCTGATCGGGCACAGCTTCGGCGGCGGCGTGCTGTTCACCGCGGTCAAGGACCGCATCGTCGCCGCCGTCGGCGATCCGCAGGCGCGTCGGCAGAAGGCGTATGGCGATCTGGTGATCCTGCTCAATCCGGCGATCGAGGCCGAACAGTTCGTCGCGTTGCACCAGGCCGTCGCGCAGACCGCGTTCCGGGCGTGCGAGCCGCTGGCCATGGCCAGCTTCACCTCCGACGCCGACACCGCGCTGTCCAGGGAATTTCCGCGCGGCATGCGCTTGTTCTATCCGCAGCGGCTGGCGGCGGCGGGCACGGACGAGGCCGAACTGATCACCACGCCGTACGGCCTGTATCCGCCATTTGCGCGCTATCGGCTGCGTGTGCTGCCCGGGGCAACGGTGCAGACCGCGCTGACCCCGGCGGCGTTCACCGCGGCGGCACGCACCTGGGGCGGTTTCAGGGCCGGCACCGGCGCGTTCGCACTGGGCGGGATCGAATTGGCGTCCAGCGCCGCGCCAGCGCCGCAGCCCTGGGTGCCGCTGTTGAACGTGCGCGTGGACAAGGCGCTGATCCAGGAGCACAACGCGATCTGGGATCCCGGGTTCGCCTATTTCGTCCGCGGCCTGGTCGGCATGGAATTCGCCAAGGGCGATGCGTGCCGGTGA
- a CDS encoding TonB-dependent receptor: MNHPVSRLAIAVVAALVGVPAFAQSADTAATPSTLDTVIVTGTRVSDRTVAESQSPIDIITPEALQSTGTSELATALSRALPSLNFPRPALTDGTSGIRPAQLRGLSPDQVLVLVNGKRRHTSAQINVNGSIGRGASAVDINAIPIAAIERVEVLRDGASAQYGSDAIAGVINIVLKGAGEGGSLAIDHGRYSAGDGAKSQLSGDAGIGFGDGRGSVHVAGQISQQDATNRAGPYQGTTPNTSNYPGIGETTFVYGDPQVDATAVSANGEFRFSDRVTGYATAIASNRDITSFAFYRSRNHNGQSALLAQTYPDGYVPEIGQYSKDRSLVAGLKGSTEGGFGWDVSYNYGYNKIGFNTRNSINYSLGIDSPSSFYDGALEYTQNIVNADFTQPLEWGLAYPVTLSFGAEYRQEKWNQSPGEPDSYSGTTGGAQGFAGFSPANAVHSDRHNYAVYAGLEADFTDKFSAGLTGRYEDYSDFGSKTSGKLSARYAFTDKVALRGTVASGFRAPSLAQQQYQAVTSNYINGTFFESGTFPVDSAVAQALGAAPLKAETSLSYSLGLVLQPAERLYLTLDAYQIKIDDRILLSSNLNDAAVLAQLRGLGYSNVTSVRYFSNAADTRTRGVDLVGTYTIPFAASTLDLTASYGYSKTEITDAVEQPQALAAIGSTQTILGRDEIGRLEDSFPKDKIILSGTWKLQHWDFNLAATRYGDFTVRNSASAARDQTYDASWVVDASASFKPSANWTLTLGADNLLDQYPDKTTNLVNSTFGMLPYSNYSPYGFNGAYVYGRINYRW, translated from the coding sequence ATGAATCACCCTGTTTCCCGGCTCGCGATCGCCGTCGTCGCGGCCCTCGTCGGCGTCCCCGCCTTCGCCCAGAGCGCCGACACCGCGGCGACGCCGAGCACGCTGGACACCGTCATCGTCACCGGCACCCGGGTCAGCGACCGCACCGTGGCCGAATCGCAGTCGCCGATCGACATCATCACCCCCGAAGCGCTGCAGTCCACCGGCACTTCGGAACTGGCCACCGCGCTGTCGCGCGCCCTGCCCTCGCTGAACTTCCCGCGCCCGGCGCTGACCGACGGCACCAGCGGCATCCGCCCGGCGCAGCTGCGCGGGCTCTCCCCCGACCAGGTGCTGGTGCTGGTCAACGGCAAGCGCCGCCACACCTCCGCGCAGATCAACGTCAACGGCAGCATCGGCCGCGGCGCCTCGGCGGTGGACATCAACGCGATCCCGATCGCGGCGATCGAGCGGGTGGAAGTGCTGCGCGACGGCGCCTCGGCGCAGTACGGCTCCGACGCCATCGCCGGGGTGATCAACATCGTGCTCAAGGGCGCGGGCGAAGGCGGCAGCCTGGCGATCGACCACGGCCGCTATTCGGCCGGCGACGGCGCCAAGTCGCAGCTCTCCGGCGATGCCGGGATCGGCTTCGGCGACGGCCGCGGCAGCGTGCACGTGGCCGGGCAGATCAGCCAGCAGGACGCGACCAACCGCGCCGGCCCGTACCAGGGCACCACGCCGAACACCAGCAACTATCCGGGCATCGGCGAGACCACCTTCGTCTACGGCGACCCGCAGGTCGACGCGACCGCGGTCTCGGCCAACGGCGAGTTCCGCTTCAGCGACCGCGTCACCGGCTACGCCACCGCCATCGCCAGCAACCGCGACATCACCTCGTTCGCGTTCTACCGCTCGCGCAACCACAACGGGCAGAGCGCGCTGCTGGCGCAGACCTACCCGGACGGCTACGTGCCGGAGATCGGCCAGTATTCCAAGGACCGCTCGCTGGTCGCCGGGCTCAAGGGCAGCACCGAGGGCGGCTTCGGCTGGGACGTGAGCTACAACTACGGCTACAACAAGATCGGCTTCAACACCCGCAACAGCATCAACTACAGCCTGGGCATCGACAGCCCCAGCAGCTTCTACGACGGCGCGCTGGAGTACACCCAGAACATCGTCAACGCCGACTTCACCCAGCCGCTGGAATGGGGCCTGGCCTATCCGGTGACGCTGTCCTTCGGCGCCGAATACCGCCAGGAGAAGTGGAACCAGTCGCCGGGCGAACCGGACTCCTACAGCGGCACCACCGGCGGCGCGCAGGGCTTCGCCGGCTTCTCGCCGGCCAACGCGGTGCATTCGGACCGCCACAACTACGCCGTCTACGCCGGCCTGGAAGCGGACTTCACCGACAAGTTCTCCGCCGGTCTCACCGGCCGCTACGAGGACTACTCCGACTTCGGCAGCAAGACCTCGGGCAAGCTGTCGGCGCGCTACGCGTTCACCGACAAGGTGGCGCTGCGCGGCACCGTGGCCAGCGGCTTCCGCGCCCCGTCGCTGGCGCAGCAGCAGTACCAGGCGGTGACCAGCAACTACATCAACGGCACCTTCTTCGAATCGGGCACCTTCCCGGTGGACAGTGCCGTGGCCCAGGCGCTGGGCGCCGCGCCGCTGAAGGCCGAGACCTCGCTGTCCTACAGCCTGGGCCTGGTGCTGCAGCCGGCCGAACGCCTGTACCTGACCCTGGACGCGTACCAGATCAAGATCGACGACCGCATCCTGCTGTCCTCCAACCTCAACGACGCCGCGGTGCTGGCGCAGCTGCGCGGACTGGGCTATTCCAACGTCACCAGCGTGCGCTACTTCAGCAACGCGGCCGACACCCGCACCCGCGGCGTGGACCTGGTCGGCACCTACACGATCCCGTTCGCGGCCAGCACCCTGGACCTCACCGCCAGCTACGGCTACAGCAAGACCGAGATCACCGACGCGGTCGAGCAGCCGCAGGCGCTGGCGGCCATCGGCTCGACCCAGACCATCCTCGGCCGCGACGAGATCGGCCGCCTGGAGGACAGCTTCCCCAAGGACAAGATCATCCTCAGCGGCACCTGGAAGCTGCAGCACTGGGACTTCAACCTGGCCGCCACCCGCTACGGCGACTTCACCGTGCGCAACTCGGCCAGCGCCGCCCGCGACCAGACCTACGACGCGAGCTGGGTGGTGGACGCCTCGGCCAGCTTCAAGCCCAGCGCCAACTGGACCCTGACCCTGGGCGCGGACAACCTGCTGGACCAGTACCCGGACAAGACCACCAACCTGGTCAACTCCACCTTCGGCATGCTGCCGTACAGCAACTACTCGCCGTACGGCTTCAACGGCGCCTACGTGTACGGGCGGATCAACTACCGCTGGTAA
- a CDS encoding VOC family protein: MQTEQLYRGRLIDHLHLVVRDLQASQAFYAAVLRELGIPLGGQGDGYFWADELFVSDRSTLAQGELTGRHHLAFQARDRAMVDAFHRTALAHGGRDNGAPGLRPYHPGYYAAFVLDPDGNNLEAVFHGPAQRSAEAVRIDF; the protein is encoded by the coding sequence ATGCAAACCGAACAGCTGTACCGCGGACGCCTGATCGACCACCTGCACCTGGTGGTGCGCGACCTGCAGGCGAGCCAGGCCTTCTACGCCGCCGTGCTGCGCGAACTCGGCATCCCGCTCGGCGGCCAGGGCGACGGGTATTTCTGGGCCGACGAACTGTTCGTGTCCGACCGCAGCACGCTGGCCCAGGGCGAATTGACCGGGCGCCACCATCTCGCGTTCCAGGCGCGCGACCGCGCGATGGTGGACGCGTTCCACCGCACCGCGCTGGCGCACGGCGGACGCGACAACGGCGCGCCGGGACTGCGCCCGTACCACCCCGGCTATTACGCGGCCTTCGTGCTCGACCCGGACGGCAACAACCTCGAAGCCGTCTTCCACGGGCCCGCGCAACGCAGCGCCGAGGCGGTGCGCATCGACTTCTGA
- a CDS encoding ABC-F family ATP-binding cassette domain-containing protein, giving the protein MISLRNFAMRRGERLLLSNVDLTLHAGYRVGVVGRNGTGKSSLFAAIRGELEADKGDVELPGKLRTASVAQETPSLPDPALDFVLGGDTEVAAALQAEADALAAEDWEAVAAAHVRLEEVGGYDGTARAGKLLHGLGFPAATHSRPVKDFSGGWRVRLNLARALMMPSDLLLLDEPTNHLDMDAVLWLEQWLLKYPGTLLLISHDREFLDNVATHTLHLHGGGAKLYVGGYTDFERQRTEQLRQQQIAHEKEQAERAHLQSFIDRFKAQASKASQAQSRMKRLAKMAGTEAVRAEREFRIEFAQPNRLPHSLIRLNHADCGYGSEVILHQAGFGLEAGDRIGLLGPNGAGKSTLVKSLVGEIPLLRGERSAHPDLRIGYFAQHTVESLHEGQSPIDHFREISPDASIQAFRDFLGKWNFPGDRAFEVVDGFSGGERARLALALIAWQQPNVLLLDEPTNHLDLEMREALAEALSDFEGAIVMVSHDRHLIGLVCDTFWRVADGVVEPFAGDLDEYAAWLRSRPAAQGTKQKMAEAAPTPPPPVKPLPAKKPPNPHKLAAAEKRVAELEAALAELDRQLADPRHYADAEKMAVLGRDREATAQQLAQAEQAWLELIEGA; this is encoded by the coding sequence ATGATTTCGCTACGTAATTTCGCCATGCGCCGCGGCGAGCGGCTGCTGCTGTCCAACGTCGATCTGACCCTGCATGCCGGCTACCGCGTCGGCGTGGTCGGGCGCAACGGCACCGGCAAGTCCAGCCTGTTCGCGGCGATCCGCGGCGAGCTGGAGGCCGACAAGGGCGACGTGGAACTGCCCGGCAAGCTGCGCACCGCCAGCGTCGCCCAGGAAACCCCGTCGCTGCCCGATCCGGCGCTGGACTTCGTGCTCGGCGGCGACACCGAGGTGGCCGCGGCGCTGCAGGCCGAGGCCGACGCGCTGGCCGCCGAGGACTGGGAGGCGGTGGCCGCCGCGCACGTGCGCCTGGAAGAGGTCGGCGGCTACGACGGCACCGCGCGTGCCGGCAAGCTGCTGCACGGCCTGGGCTTCCCGGCGGCGACGCACTCGCGCCCGGTCAAGGACTTCTCCGGCGGCTGGCGGGTGCGGCTGAACCTGGCGCGGGCGCTGATGATGCCCTCGGACCTGCTGCTGCTCGACGAGCCGACCAACCACCTGGACATGGACGCGGTGCTGTGGCTGGAGCAGTGGCTGCTGAAGTACCCGGGCACACTGCTGCTGATCAGCCACGACCGCGAATTCCTCGACAACGTCGCCACCCACACCCTGCACCTGCATGGCGGCGGCGCCAAGCTGTACGTCGGCGGCTACACCGATTTCGAGCGCCAGCGCACCGAGCAGCTGCGCCAGCAGCAGATCGCGCACGAGAAGGAACAGGCCGAACGCGCCCACCTGCAGAGCTTCATCGACCGCTTCAAGGCGCAGGCCAGCAAGGCCAGCCAGGCGCAGAGCCGGATGAAGCGGCTGGCCAAGATGGCCGGCACCGAGGCGGTGCGCGCCGAGCGCGAGTTCCGCATCGAGTTCGCCCAGCCCAACCGGCTGCCGCATTCGCTGATCCGGCTCAACCACGCCGATTGCGGCTACGGCAGCGAGGTGATCCTGCACCAGGCCGGGTTCGGCCTGGAGGCGGGCGACCGCATCGGCCTGCTCGGCCCCAACGGCGCCGGCAAGTCGACCCTGGTCAAGAGCCTGGTCGGCGAGATCCCGTTGTTGCGCGGCGAGCGCAGCGCGCACCCGGACCTGCGCATCGGCTACTTCGCCCAGCACACGGTGGAGTCGCTGCACGAAGGGCAGTCGCCGATCGACCATTTCCGCGAGATCTCGCCGGACGCCTCGATCCAGGCATTCCGCGATTTCCTCGGCAAGTGGAACTTCCCCGGCGACCGCGCCTTCGAAGTGGTGGACGGCTTCTCCGGCGGCGAGCGCGCGCGCCTGGCGTTGGCGCTGATCGCCTGGCAGCAGCCCAACGTGCTGCTGCTCGACGAACCGACCAACCACCTGGACCTGGAGATGCGCGAGGCGCTGGCCGAGGCGCTGAGCGACTTCGAGGGCGCGATCGTGATGGTCTCGCACGACCGCCACCTGATCGGCCTGGTCTGCGACACCTTCTGGCGCGTGGCCGACGGCGTGGTCGAGCCGTTTGCCGGCGACCTGGACGAATACGCCGCCTGGCTGCGCAGCCGCCCGGCCGCGCAGGGCACCAAGCAGAAGATGGCCGAGGCCGCGCCGACCCCGCCGCCGCCGGTCAAGCCGTTGCCGGCGAAGAAGCCGCCGAACCCGCACAAGCTGGCCGCCGCCGAGAAGCGCGTGGCCGAGCTGGAAGCGGCGCTGGCCGAGCTCGACCGCCAGCTCGCCGATCCCAGGCACTACGCCGACGCCGAGAAGATGGCGGTGCTGGGCCGCGACCGCGAGGCCACCGCGCAGCAGCTGGCGCAGGCCGAGCAGGCGTGGCTGGAGCTGATCGAGGGCGCGTAA
- a CDS encoding phospholipase C, phosphocholine-specific — protein sequence MTDLPRRRLLQAGVAGAAAALLPPSIARAAAIAPDVRSGTLQDLQHVVILMQENRAFDHYFGSFPGARGFGDRFPIPAPPLPEAARRSVWLQPSADGSRLLAPFPLRTARDFRAMRVQGTPHTWPNAQQAWDHGRMGHWPAAKRDHALAHYERDDLPFQFALAEAFTLCDAYHCAIQAGTNPNRVFLWTGHNDPHARAGGPAIANSHDNFPELGGHADDYRWPSYVEALQQAGVSWQIYQDMADNFTDNPLAGFAPFRAAWRGAPGHDPQLRERGVGTRTLAQLREDVLGARLPAVSFVIADAAGSEHPDPSSPAQGAAYTARVLDALTADPKVWSRTALLLMFDENDGFFDHVPPPAPPSPDPAAAGGWAGASTVGTDGEYHLHPAPGDEKADLPELRGRPYGLGPRVPLYVISPWSRGGWIDSQVYDHTSVLRLLERRFGVAASGLTPWRRAVCGDLVDAFDFRQADTRPFVAALPDVRAAAARAAALREHALPPLPATAQAPQQPFGVRRSRALPYRPTVQFEHVDARGEVRLRLANAGAAAVLHVYDRYDLAAVPRRYTVGAGATLDPTWTTYDGRYDLWLLGPNGFHRHYRGDLAAPPLQAEIAQDAHDPQALCLLLRNPGIRALHVELQPGAYAQAQPRDRVELAPGAEHRRSWNAAATGGWYDLWLVQDGARQRLAGRVETGKASVSDPAMGGPAQLYQSEVAEIAAPG from the coding sequence ATGACCGACCTTCCCCGCCGCCGCCTGCTGCAGGCCGGCGTCGCCGGCGCCGCCGCCGCGCTGCTGCCGCCCAGCATCGCCCGCGCCGCCGCGATCGCGCCGGACGTGCGCAGCGGCACCCTGCAGGACCTGCAGCACGTGGTGATCCTGATGCAGGAGAACCGCGCCTTCGACCACTACTTCGGCAGCTTTCCCGGCGCGCGCGGCTTCGGCGACCGCTTCCCGATCCCGGCGCCGCCGCTGCCCGAGGCGGCGCGGCGCAGCGTCTGGCTGCAGCCCAGCGCGGACGGCAGCCGGCTGCTGGCGCCGTTCCCGCTGCGCACCGCGCGCGACTTCCGCGCCATGCGCGTGCAGGGCACCCCGCACACCTGGCCGAACGCGCAGCAGGCCTGGGACCACGGCCGCATGGGCCACTGGCCCGCGGCCAAGCGCGACCATGCGCTGGCCCACTACGAGCGCGACGACCTGCCCTTCCAGTTCGCGCTGGCCGAGGCCTTCACCCTGTGCGACGCCTACCACTGCGCGATCCAGGCCGGCACCAATCCCAACCGCGTGTTCCTGTGGACCGGCCACAACGATCCGCATGCGCGCGCCGGCGGGCCGGCGATCGCCAACTCGCACGACAACTTCCCCGAACTGGGCGGGCATGCGGACGACTACCGCTGGCCCAGCTACGTCGAAGCGCTGCAGCAGGCCGGCGTGTCCTGGCAGATCTACCAGGACATGGCCGACAACTTCACCGACAACCCGCTGGCCGGCTTCGCCCCGTTCCGCGCGGCCTGGCGCGGCGCGCCCGGCCACGATCCGCAGCTGCGCGAACGCGGCGTCGGCACGCGCACGCTGGCGCAGCTGCGCGAGGACGTGCTCGGCGCGCGGCTGCCGGCGGTGAGCTTCGTCATCGCCGACGCCGCCGGCAGCGAGCATCCCGATCCGTCCAGCCCGGCGCAGGGCGCGGCCTACACCGCGCGCGTGCTCGACGCGCTGACCGCCGATCCGAAGGTGTGGTCGCGCACCGCGCTGCTGCTGATGTTCGACGAGAACGACGGCTTCTTCGACCACGTGCCGCCGCCGGCGCCGCCCTCGCCCGATCCGGCCGCGGCCGGCGGCTGGGCCGGCGCCTCCACGGTCGGCACCGACGGCGAATACCACCTGCATCCGGCGCCGGGCGACGAGAAGGCCGACCTGCCGGAGCTGCGCGGCCGTCCCTATGGCCTCGGCCCGCGGGTGCCGCTGTACGTGATCTCGCCGTGGAGCCGCGGCGGCTGGATCGACTCGCAGGTCTACGACCACACCTCGGTGCTGCGCCTGCTGGAACGCCGCTTCGGCGTCGCCGCGAGCGGGCTGACGCCGTGGCGCCGCGCGGTCTGCGGCGACCTGGTCGATGCCTTCGATTTCCGCCAGGCCGACACGCGCCCGTTCGTCGCCGCGCTGCCCGACGTGCGCGCCGCGGCGGCGCGCGCGGCCGCCCTGCGCGAGCATGCGCTGCCGCCGCTGCCGGCCACCGCGCAGGCGCCGCAGCAGCCGTTCGGCGTGCGCCGCTCGCGCGCGCTGCCGTATCGCCCGACGGTGCAGTTCGAGCACGTGGACGCGCGCGGCGAAGTGCGGCTGCGCCTGGCCAATGCCGGCGCGGCGGCGGTGCTGCACGTCTACGACCGCTACGACCTGGCGGCGGTCCCGCGGCGCTACACGGTCGGCGCCGGCGCCACGCTGGACCCGACCTGGACCACCTACGACGGCCGCTACGACCTGTGGCTGCTCGGCCCCAACGGCTTCCACCGCCACTACCGCGGCGACCTCGCCGCGCCGCCGCTGCAGGCCGAGATCGCCCAGGACGCGCACGACCCGCAGGCGCTGTGCCTGCTGCTGCGCAATCCCGGCATCCGCGCGCTGCACGTGGAACTGCAGCCGGGCGCCTATGCGCAGGCGCAGCCGCGCGACCGCGTGGAGCTGGCGCCGGGCGCGGAGCATCGGCGCAGCTGGAACGCGGCGGCGACGGGCGGCTGGTACGACCTGTGGCTGGTGCAGGACGGCGCGCGCCAGCGCCTGGCCGGGCGCGTGGAAACCGGCAAGGCCAGCGTCAGCGATCCGGCCATGGGCGGGCCGGCGCAGCTGTACCAGAGCGAGGTGGCCGAGATCGCCGCGCCCGGTTGA
- a CDS encoding alpha/beta hydrolase, which translates to MRNPLFFVVSAAALLLAHAPAHGEIWQPAPGHVQVPIWPGKVPDALPRPKPESVGPGPGRPWWPRVNDVSRPTMTVYAPSGRNTGAAVVVFPGGGYQMLAMDLEGTEICDWLTSRGITCVLLKYRVPNSGPTWTDGGRYYPKVQTALQDAQRTLGLVRLHAAQWGIDPHRVGVIGFSAGGHLVAAASTHFAQRTYPAVDAADGESCRPDFAIAVYPGHLWAHEDEDRATRDPTRLDLRPDITVGTGTPPTFLLHAEDDEVDNVAQSLAYYVALKRAGVPAEMHLYAQGGHAFGLRAGTLPIAQWPRLVETWLGTIGMLDAAGAR; encoded by the coding sequence ATGCGCAATCCCCTCTTTTTCGTGGTTTCCGCCGCCGCACTGCTGCTCGCCCACGCGCCGGCCCACGGGGAAATCTGGCAGCCCGCGCCAGGCCACGTGCAGGTGCCGATCTGGCCAGGCAAGGTTCCCGATGCATTGCCGCGCCCGAAGCCCGAATCGGTCGGCCCCGGTCCCGGACGCCCGTGGTGGCCCAGGGTCAACGACGTCAGCCGGCCGACGATGACGGTGTATGCGCCCAGCGGCCGCAACACCGGCGCCGCCGTGGTGGTGTTCCCCGGCGGCGGTTACCAGATGCTGGCCATGGACCTGGAAGGGACGGAGATCTGCGACTGGCTGACCTCGCGCGGCATCACCTGCGTGCTGCTGAAGTACCGCGTGCCCAATTCCGGGCCGACCTGGACCGACGGCGGCCGCTACTACCCCAAGGTGCAGACCGCGCTGCAGGACGCGCAGCGCACGCTGGGGCTGGTGCGCCTGCATGCGGCGCAGTGGGGCATCGATCCGCACAGGGTCGGGGTGATCGGCTTTTCCGCCGGCGGGCATCTGGTGGCCGCGGCCAGCACCCATTTCGCGCAACGCACCTATCCGGCGGTGGACGCCGCCGACGGGGAGAGCTGCCGCCCGGATTTCGCCATCGCGGTCTATCCCGGCCACCTGTGGGCGCACGAGGACGAGGATCGCGCCACGCGCGATCCGACCCGCCTGGACCTGCGCCCGGACATCACCGTCGGCACCGGCACCCCGCCGACCTTCCTGCTGCACGCCGAGGACGACGAGGTGGACAACGTCGCGCAGTCGCTGGCCTACTACGTGGCGCTGAAGCGGGCCGGCGTGCCGGCGGAAATGCACCTGTACGCGCAGGGCGGCCACGCCTTCGGCCTGCGCGCGGGCACGCTGCCGATCGCGCAATGGCCGCGCCTGGTGGAAACCTGGCTGGGAACCATCGGCATGCTGGACGCGGCCGGCGCCCGCTGA